The genomic stretch CATCAAGCGTCGCTTCAGGAATACTGTTCTGTGCTTCTTGTGCTTCGACGTAAGGTGGTTGATCTGACATCGCTTGTTTCACGACATCAAATTCAGGTATCTTCACGATCTTCACTTCTACATCACCAGCGCCTTTTGCACCTTCAGCTACAGACTGAACCATTTCGTAAATATGACCATACGCGCTGTAATACGGTATTAAAATTTTTGTACTCATTTTCCCACTCCTTTTCACTCGGTTCGTTTTGTTTGCCACTTACTTTGAATTCATTTATCTCTACTTCAAGATATACCCTTTTCTTCTTCATTCAAACATTTAAAAGGGTAAAAATGGATAAAAAAAGAGAAGCTTTTACAGCTCCTCCGCGTAGTGACCCAATTTTTTCAGTAATGCAATAGCCGTTTCTTTCTCTTGTTCGTCCAATCCGGCAAAAATGGATTGGACTTGTTTCTCATGGTTAGGGAAAATACGATCCATTAACTTTTTACCTTCATCTGTGATCACAGCATGTGTAATCCGACGATCGTTCGGGCATGGATTACGCGTTAAGTACCCTTTTCCTTCAAGTTTATCGACCACATAGGTAATGCTTCCACTTGCGAGTAAAATTTTCTCACCAATTTGTTGTAGTGGCTGATTACCTTTGTGATAAAGCAATTCGAGAACAGCAAATTCCGTTGGATTCAATCCATAGCTTTGAATATCTGTTTTAATATGATCGGTAACAGAGCGATTCGATCTAGCCAGAACAATGAATAGCTTTAATGAAAGCTCACGATCTTTTTCATTCATAACGTTCACCCTTAACTTCTAATATCTTGAATTCGAGATAATTATACTTAATTCCAATTCCTTCTGTCAACTCTTTCAAAAATGAAGGTACTATTTTTCATTAACAGAGTGAATATGATCGAGCAGCTGTTGAAATCCTGTTAATGCTTTCTTAAATTCTTCTTTCGATAAGCCACTATTTGTCGCCATTGCGTCAGGAATAATGGAGGCTTTATCTCTTAACTCTTCCCCTTTTGGCGTTAAATGAACCATCACTCTACGCTCATCTTCTTTTGAACGTTCTCGTTTCACAAGACCCGCTTCTTCCATCCGTTTTAACAGCGGCGTTAACGTGCCGGAATCTAAGTAAAGCTCGGCACCAAGCGCTTTTACCGTTGTTTCATGATGCTCCCAAAGAACAAGCAAGACGAGATATTGCGGATACGTCAGGCCAAGCTGATCTAAATAAGGACGATACATTTTCGTAATTTCTCTTGAACAAGCATATACAGAAAAACAGAGCTGATTCTCTAGTTTTAATTGTTCATTATGGTTCATAGTAATCCCTTCTTTACAATGAGTTGTGCACAATCAACTTATCCCGATTTAGCCTTGTTGTCAACATGAGCGTTTCCTAACTTTTTACAAGAAGAACGAGTTCACCTTTGTTGACAGACGAAAAGTAGTGCGTTATATTTAATCTTGTAAAATTAAATTGTGCACAACCTAAATAACAAGGAGGAATTTTATTATGAATTCACTATACACAGCAAAAGCATCTGCTCACGGCGGTAGACAGGGTAAAGTAGAATCCTCAGACGGCGTAATCAATATGGATCTTCGTATGCCAAAGGAACTTGGTGGTCAGGGGGGAGAAGCAACAAACCCTGAACAACTATTTGCAGCTGGATATGCCGCTTGTTTCGATAGCGCATTAAACATGGTTGCTCGCATGAAACGGATTAAAATTAAAGATACGGTAGTTGAAGCTCACATTTCGATCGGAAAAGAAGAGGACGGCGCATTTGGCCTTAGCGCGAAACTTCACGTTACGATCCCTGGCGTTGATCAAGCGACTGCCGAGGAGCTTGTCGAAGCTGCACACCAAACATGCCCTTACTCAAGAGCAACGCGTGGAAATATGGAAGTTAAACTAGAGACCATCGCGAAATAAGTGAAATGCGAAAGAGCTGCCGATCGTCGGCAGCTCTTTTTTAAGGTTTGGCCAATAAAATCAAAATTTATCCAATCTCCACTCTTCCCCCAATGGTTCACCTTTATTTCTCCGCTAAAATCGCTATACTAGAAGTAGATTAGTGGAAGGTGTGATGAA from Bacillus sp. Cs-700 encodes the following:
- a CDS encoding MarR family transcriptional regulator, which encodes MNVMNEKDRELSLKLFIVLARSNRSVTDHIKTDIQSYGLNPTEFAVLELLYHKGNQPLQQIGEKILLASGSITYVVDKLEGKGYLTRNPCPNDRRITHAVITDEGKKLMDRIFPNHEKQVQSIFAGLDEQEKETAIALLKKLGHYAEEL
- a CDS encoding MarR family transcriptional regulator, which codes for MNHNEQLKLENQLCFSVYACSREITKMYRPYLDQLGLTYPQYLVLLVLWEHHETTVKALGAELYLDSGTLTPLLKRMEEAGLVKRERSKEDERRVMVHLTPKGEELRDKASIIPDAMATNSGLSKEEFKKALTGFQQLLDHIHSVNEK
- a CDS encoding organic hydroperoxide resistance protein; translation: MNSLYTAKASAHGGRQGKVESSDGVINMDLRMPKELGGQGGEATNPEQLFAAGYAACFDSALNMVARMKRIKIKDTVVEAHISIGKEEDGAFGLSAKLHVTIPGVDQATAEELVEAAHQTCPYSRATRGNMEVKLETIAK